The Petrocella atlantisensis genome has a window encoding:
- a CDS encoding DUF4349 domain-containing protein translates to MKRFKRLKIGIVSVLVMVLVLSACGAQKSKMTEDSATSTSSNESGFMDYGESAPSMPQEATEEATEEAGVEMEMTVEESKSFDDGEPLPDSMVVNERKIIKTGHMSLETLEYDETITTLKESIGKYNAYVESSESYGGQIYESGAQRRSSRYAIKVPAEQFEAMFEELKTIGQVLNANEGREDITSQFVDVESRLETLKVQEDRLLAILEKSEKLEDVIQLEYALQNVRYEIERYTSNLRNMSESVRYSTIHVNVQEVLKPTIIEKEPITLGERVSQGIKNTFMDIKEGFEDLIVYVVANSPYLLFTAFMIFIGIRIYKKSIKKSKNMKQIDAAKKDDHNPSL, encoded by the coding sequence ATGAAAAGATTTAAGCGTTTAAAAATTGGGATTGTAAGTGTGCTGGTGATGGTACTTGTTTTGTCCGCATGTGGTGCTCAAAAAAGCAAAATGACAGAGGATTCAGCAACCAGTACCAGTTCAAATGAATCCGGCTTTATGGACTATGGTGAAAGTGCACCCTCTATGCCACAAGAAGCTACAGAAGAAGCTACAGAAGAAGCTGGTGTAGAAATGGAAATGACCGTTGAAGAATCAAAAAGCTTTGATGACGGAGAACCCTTACCTGATTCCATGGTTGTTAATGAACGTAAGATTATTAAAACCGGTCATATGTCTTTAGAAACCCTTGAATATGATGAAACCATAACAACTTTAAAAGAATCTATAGGCAAATACAACGCTTATGTGGAAAGTTCAGAAAGTTATGGCGGTCAAATATATGAAAGTGGTGCCCAGAGAAGATCCAGCCGTTATGCTATAAAAGTTCCGGCTGAACAATTTGAAGCTATGTTTGAAGAACTTAAAACCATAGGCCAAGTACTCAATGCTAATGAAGGCCGTGAAGATATAACCAGTCAATTTGTAGATGTAGAATCTAGACTGGAAACACTTAAAGTACAAGAGGATCGACTTCTTGCTATTCTAGAAAAATCTGAGAAGCTTGAAGATGTCATCCAACTGGAGTATGCACTTCAGAATGTTCGATATGAGATTGAACGGTATACAAGCAATCTAAGAAACATGAGTGAAAGTGTTCGTTATTCAACCATACACGTTAATGTTCAAGAAGTTCTAAAACCAACAATCATCGAAAAAGAACCTATTACGCTAGGCGAACGTGTAAGTCAAGGTATTAAAAACACTTTTATGGATATCAAGGAAGGCTTTGAAGATTTAATCGTCTATGTAGTAGCCAATTCACCATATCTACTTTTTACAGCTTTCATGATTTTCATAGGGATTAGAATCTAT
- a CDS encoding carboxypeptidase M32 has protein sequence MTSTTTHTKDLTPIEQLEKLDQSLSALGFSEALIFWDSATLAPKNAVNGRSETLVHLSEFYYNTLVNEHIHQVLIDLEATKNDLNDLEKSKLQFFREEYDKVACVPVDEYAAFKGLQALSSDAWEEAKEKNDFSIFEPYLQKVIDFQRKYIEYRNKGGHPYDTLLQDYERDLTVEITDQFFDRLRAVIVPLVQKIKDSGVTVLSPFEGVSYDVKNQKQLSDLLLEKLGFNKDSGIIAESVHPFTMNITKDDVRITTHYYEDNILSSLYSTIHECGHALYEQDIDVALGFSRLATGTTMGIHESQSRIYENNVGRSRVFWETYFPLLKNLFPDQLGDATPEICYKACNYVRPTLIRIEADELTYALHIMIRYELEKQIFEGKLNAKDLPSAWNELYQNYLGITPDSDAKGVLQDVHWSEGLFGYFPSYALGSAYAAQFEVAMNKDFDVNKAITDDQLILIKNWLADKIHKYGSTKTPEEILLIATGEPFNPKYFTDYLLKKYSDLYNLG, from the coding sequence ATGACATCTACAACAACACATACAAAAGACTTGACCCCTATAGAGCAATTGGAAAAACTAGACCAAAGCCTAAGTGCACTGGGCTTTTCCGAGGCCCTTATTTTCTGGGATTCTGCAACACTGGCACCGAAGAATGCTGTAAACGGACGTTCAGAGACACTTGTTCACCTATCTGAATTCTATTATAACACATTGGTGAATGAACACATCCATCAGGTGCTCATCGATTTGGAAGCCACTAAAAATGACTTAAATGATCTGGAAAAATCTAAGCTTCAATTTTTTAGAGAAGAATATGATAAAGTGGCCTGTGTACCTGTAGATGAATATGCTGCATTTAAAGGTCTACAAGCCCTATCCTCTGATGCTTGGGAAGAAGCTAAAGAAAAAAATGATTTTTCTATTTTTGAACCTTATCTCCAAAAAGTTATTGATTTTCAGCGTAAATACATCGAATATAGAAACAAAGGTGGGCATCCTTATGATACCTTACTTCAAGATTATGAACGGGATCTCACGGTAGAAATCACCGATCAGTTTTTCGACCGTTTAAGAGCGGTCATCGTTCCCTTAGTTCAGAAGATTAAAGACAGTGGCGTCACTGTTTTATCTCCTTTTGAAGGCGTCTCATACGATGTCAAAAACCAAAAGCAACTATCTGATTTGTTACTTGAGAAACTGGGCTTCAACAAAGATAGTGGCATTATTGCTGAAAGTGTCCATCCTTTTACCATGAACATCACAAAAGATGATGTTCGTATTACGACTCACTATTACGAAGACAATATCCTTTCTAGTCTATACAGTACCATTCATGAATGTGGCCATGCACTTTATGAACAAGATATTGATGTGGCTTTAGGTTTTAGTCGATTAGCAACCGGGACCACCATGGGCATTCACGAGTCTCAATCCAGAATCTATGAGAACAATGTTGGACGCTCAAGGGTGTTTTGGGAAACCTATTTTCCTTTACTAAAAAACCTCTTTCCAGACCAATTGGGTGATGCTACGCCCGAAATTTGTTACAAAGCCTGCAATTATGTACGACCCACATTAATCCGTATTGAAGCGGATGAACTAACTTATGCTTTGCACATTATGATACGCTATGAACTGGAAAAGCAGATTTTTGAAGGTAAATTAAATGCGAAAGATTTGCCAAGTGCTTGGAATGAACTCTATCAAAATTATCTTGGTATAACACCTGATTCCGATGCCAAAGGCGTTTTACAAGATGTCCACTGGTCAGAGGGCCTATTTGGCTACTTCCCTTCCTATGCCCTTGGTAGTGCTTATGCTGCACAATTTGAAGTTGCTATGAACAAAGATTTTGATGTGAACAAAGCCATCACTGACGATCAACTGATCCTTATAAAGAATTGGCTTGCTGATAAAATCCACAAATACGGATCGACTAAGACGCCGGAAGAAATCCTTCTAATAGCTACTGGCGAACCTTTTAATCCGAAGTATTTTACAGATTATTTGTTGAAGAAATACAGTGATTTATATAACTTAGGTTAA
- a CDS encoding NAD(P)/FAD-dependent oxidoreductase, with protein MMGYYRIEQIKMPLDHKVDDLYKLVKTIYGLEPNTEIRIIKKSVDARKKEAIKIVYSVDVLMAASSNKKLSKLTYQEEIPSYEPKGPIKIPEKRPVVIGAGPAGLFAALILAEQGAKPILLERGRAVDERIKDVETYFKTGKLDVESNIQFGEGGAGTYSDGKINTGVKDKFYRMDKILDTFIEAGAPEEIRYVNKPHIGTDYLIKVVENIRLKIIALGGEVHFSRKMTELVIENGAVIGVRDQLGNLIATNHVVLAIGHSARDTFQRLIIDKIPMEKKAFAIGLRIEHPQEMISKKQYGLGYHHPNLPVADYKLTYRTGEGRAVYTFCMCPGGFVVNSASEIGHVVCNGMSNFKRDEINANSALLVNVLPEDFGGNDLLAGVHFQRKWEKKAFEIAGSNYSLPVQKLDDFINNRITTAFGAVKPNIKGQYTMADLNQALPDFVAEALKEGIQAFGKKIKDFDRKDAVLTGVETRTSSPIRILRDEAYMSSVKGLYPCGEGAGYAGGIMSAALDGMKVAESILNDKI; from the coding sequence ATGATGGGCTATTATAGAATTGAACAAATAAAAATGCCATTGGATCATAAGGTCGATGATTTATATAAGTTGGTCAAAACAATCTATGGGCTTGAACCAAATACAGAAATTAGGATCATTAAAAAATCTGTAGATGCCAGAAAAAAAGAAGCCATAAAGATTGTCTATTCTGTTGATGTGCTAATGGCGGCATCCTCCAATAAAAAACTATCAAAGTTGACATATCAAGAAGAAATACCATCTTACGAACCAAAAGGTCCAATAAAAATACCGGAGAAACGACCGGTCGTTATCGGTGCCGGACCGGCAGGCCTTTTTGCAGCACTTATTCTGGCAGAACAAGGGGCTAAACCCATATTGCTTGAACGTGGACGTGCGGTTGATGAGCGCATTAAAGATGTAGAGACCTACTTCAAAACCGGAAAACTGGATGTAGAATCTAATATACAATTTGGTGAAGGTGGCGCCGGTACTTACTCCGATGGAAAAATTAACACAGGGGTAAAAGACAAATTCTATCGAATGGACAAAATATTAGATACCTTTATTGAAGCAGGCGCACCGGAAGAAATTCGCTATGTGAACAAGCCTCATATCGGTACAGATTATCTGATCAAAGTCGTTGAAAACATACGCCTTAAAATCATTGCACTTGGTGGTGAGGTTCATTTTAGCAGGAAAATGACCGAACTGGTTATTGAAAATGGCGCTGTTATAGGTGTCAGAGACCAGTTGGGTAATCTCATTGCTACGAATCATGTGGTTTTGGCTATTGGTCATAGTGCAAGAGATACATTCCAGCGTCTCATAATAGATAAGATTCCTATGGAGAAAAAAGCTTTTGCCATTGGGTTACGGATTGAACATCCCCAAGAGATGATCTCAAAGAAACAATATGGATTAGGCTATCATCATCCTAATCTGCCTGTAGCGGATTACAAGTTAACGTATCGAACAGGTGAGGGACGTGCGGTCTATACTTTTTGTATGTGCCCGGGTGGCTTTGTGGTGAACTCTGCTTCTGAGATTGGCCATGTCGTTTGTAACGGGATGAGTAATTTTAAAAGAGATGAAATCAATGCAAACAGTGCATTGTTGGTCAATGTACTACCTGAGGACTTTGGTGGTAATGATTTATTAGCCGGTGTTCATTTTCAAAGAAAATGGGAGAAAAAGGCCTTTGAGATCGCCGGTTCTAATTACAGTTTGCCTGTTCAAAAACTGGACGACTTCATCAATAATAGGATCACAACAGCCTTTGGAGCTGTTAAACCTAATATAAAGGGTCAATATACCATGGCGGATCTAAATCAAGCTTTACCTGATTTTGTAGCAGAAGCCTTAAAAGAAGGCATTCAAGCATTCGGTAAGAAAATCAAAGATTTTGACCGAAAGGATGCTGTTTTAACAGGTGTTGAGACTAGAACATCTTCACCCATACGTATTTTAAGAGATGAGGCCTATATGAGTTCGGTTAAAGGTCTCTATCCATGTGGTGAAGGGGCAGGTTATGCGGGTGGTATTATGTCGGCAGCACTGGATGGTATGAAGGTGGCGGAGTCGATATTGAATGATAAAATTTAA
- a CDS encoding BaiN/RdsA family NAD(P)/FAD-dependent oxidoreductase, with product MGKNKVIVIGGGASGIMAAITAARLGQKVILLERKDRIGKKILATGNGRCNISNRFIEESRFHSDSQNLYDHIYPQFDLSKTLEFFEALGIPILELDEGKLYPYSLQAASVLNVLLYELDRQNVQVICNEDVVHVDAGQRVVVHTKKNKYYGDYVILAGGGKSTPDLGSNGSGYQIAKELGMNLIEPYPSLIQLESDYAYLKHLKGTKVMAKVDLVVDDVHLKSAYGELLFTDYGLSGPPILDVSRTAAQAIKNHKKNIEIHGDLVPLLDSTALDQMLLKRIERMSYKVLEDFFVGLLPKQMIIPLIKDCGMNPRDKGAQITSKQRELIVHWLKAFRLSITGTRQWNQSQVTAGGVDCHEVVATTLTSKKYPNVILCGEILDMDGDCGGFNLQWAWSSGYVAGVSASKG from the coding sequence ATGGGTAAAAACAAAGTGATTGTCATAGGTGGTGGGGCTTCCGGCATAATGGCCGCTATAACTGCTGCACGACTGGGGCAAAAAGTAATTTTATTAGAACGTAAAGATCGTATTGGCAAAAAAATATTGGCGACCGGCAATGGTCGCTGCAACATATCCAACAGATTCATTGAGGAAAGTCGCTTTCATTCAGACAGTCAAAATTTATATGATCATATATACCCTCAGTTTGATTTAAGCAAAACCTTAGAGTTTTTCGAAGCACTAGGTATTCCCATACTGGAACTGGATGAGGGGAAGCTCTATCCATATTCACTTCAGGCAGCTTCAGTTCTGAATGTACTGCTCTATGAACTGGACCGCCAGAATGTACAAGTTATATGCAATGAAGACGTAGTTCATGTGGACGCAGGACAGCGGGTGGTGGTACATACTAAAAAAAATAAATATTATGGTGATTATGTGATTCTGGCAGGTGGTGGCAAATCCACTCCGGACCTGGGTTCTAACGGTAGTGGCTATCAAATAGCCAAAGAACTGGGAATGAATCTAATTGAGCCTTATCCATCTCTCATTCAACTTGAATCAGATTATGCCTACCTTAAACATCTTAAAGGAACTAAAGTGATGGCTAAGGTGGATTTGGTCGTTGATGACGTACATCTTAAGAGCGCTTATGGGGAACTCCTTTTTACAGATTACGGTCTATCCGGACCGCCAATATTGGATGTAAGTCGAACGGCGGCTCAAGCCATTAAAAATCACAAAAAAAACATTGAGATTCATGGTGATTTGGTGCCATTGCTTGACAGCACAGCCTTAGATCAGATGTTGCTAAAACGTATTGAAAGAATGTCCTATAAAGTGCTGGAGGATTTTTTCGTGGGCTTGCTACCCAAGCAAATGATTATCCCCTTAATCAAAGATTGTGGCATGAATCCAAGAGACAAAGGGGCACAAATCACCTCTAAGCAACGGGAATTGATTGTTCATTGGCTTAAGGCTTTTAGGCTTAGTATTACAGGAACCAGGCAATGGAATCAATCACAGGTTACTGCTGGAGGCGTTGATTGCCATGAAGTAGTTGCAACAACACTCACCAGTAAAAAATATCCTAATGTCATTTTATGTGGAGAAATACTGGATATGGATGGCGATTGCGGTGGGTTTAATCTACAATGGGCATGGAGCTCAGGATATGTAGCAGGCGTAAGTGCCAGTAAGGGATAA
- a CDS encoding putative polysaccharide biosynthesis protein: MVSTKKASNHMVVQGGILASASLIVRLIGFFYRIPLVNILGEEGMGYYSSSFEIYSFMLIISSYALPAALSKIISKKITLRKYKEAHQIFKAGLLLGAFVGLITSSVMYFQAQNLASLIGSPGSVHAMRALAPALLIFSILAVFRGYFQGMNTMVPTAISQIIEQVFNAIFSLVMAYALLGQGVAFGAAGGTLGTGIGTLFGLLFLIFVYRMARPYFGKRMASDRVSTVEDGLFDYWQIIVMTSVPMLIGSTAYNLSGLVDTVLFQRGLLFQGYEPAFVAGQYGILASKYKLILTLPISVASALAAASIPGITSLMAKKEYAAVQHRGKQAIKMVLLVSIPSAFGLAFLAEPILLMLFGAKNIEIASLLMRLGAMTVIFYSVSAICIGILQGLGMIRVPVHHSLVALGVKVVFMIILIYVFDFGLIGAVLSNIIFSGLVATMNYLSIEKKIHLNMDYRVSVMYPLIAGLMMGIVAMVVHMMVMAMSNSNVIGTLTAIMIGGLFYVILLIKIGGITEVELLIFPKGNKLVALAKRLRLM; encoded by the coding sequence ATGGTATCAACTAAAAAGGCGTCCAATCATATGGTTGTACAAGGCGGTATCCTAGCTTCTGCTTCTTTGATTGTACGTCTAATCGGTTTTTTTTATAGAATTCCCTTGGTCAATATTCTTGGGGAAGAAGGTATGGGATACTACAGCAGTTCTTTTGAGATCTATTCTTTTATGCTGATTATTTCGTCTTATGCTTTGCCGGCAGCATTGTCCAAGATTATTTCAAAAAAAATTACATTAAGAAAATATAAGGAAGCCCACCAGATTTTTAAGGCGGGCTTGCTTCTTGGCGCCTTTGTCGGTTTAATCACTTCATCTGTTATGTATTTTCAAGCTCAGAATCTGGCATCTCTTATAGGTTCACCTGGTAGTGTGCACGCTATGAGAGCTTTAGCACCGGCTTTATTGATTTTTTCTATTCTTGCTGTCTTTAGAGGTTATTTTCAAGGCATGAATACGATGGTCCCAACAGCGATCTCGCAAATCATTGAACAGGTTTTTAACGCCATATTCAGCCTTGTCATGGCTTACGCCTTACTAGGTCAAGGTGTTGCCTTCGGAGCTGCAGGAGGCACCCTAGGAACGGGTATAGGTACCTTGTTTGGCTTATTGTTTCTTATCTTTGTTTACAGGATGGCCAGACCCTACTTTGGAAAACGTATGGCGAGCGATCGTGTCTCCACAGTTGAGGACGGTTTGTTCGATTACTGGCAGATTATTGTTATGACTTCAGTGCCTATGTTGATTGGATCTACGGCTTACAATCTTTCAGGTCTCGTGGATACGGTTTTATTTCAAAGGGGACTTTTGTTTCAGGGCTATGAACCGGCTTTTGTAGCAGGGCAGTACGGGATATTGGCTTCTAAGTACAAGTTAATTCTAACCTTGCCCATATCTGTTGCATCGGCACTTGCTGCAGCCTCCATACCTGGGATTACTTCCCTTATGGCTAAGAAGGAATACGCGGCTGTGCAACACCGAGGAAAACAAGCCATCAAGATGGTACTTTTGGTATCTATACCATCAGCATTTGGTTTGGCTTTTTTAGCAGAACCTATTCTTTTGATGCTCTTTGGCGCTAAAAACATTGAGATTGCTTCTTTGCTCATGAGACTTGGCGCTATGACGGTTATTTTCTATAGTGTATCGGCCATTTGTATTGGTATTTTACAAGGGCTGGGTATGATTCGAGTTCCGGTACACCATTCGCTTGTGGCCCTTGGCGTGAAAGTTGTTTTCATGATTATATTGATATATGTTTTTGATTTTGGACTCATTGGTGCGGTACTATCTAATATTATTTTTAGTGGTTTGGTGGCAACAATGAATTATTTAAGTATTGAAAAGAAAATCCATTTGAATATGGATTATAGAGTTTCGGTGATGTACCCATTAATTGCAGGTTTAATGATGGGTATAGTCGCCATGGTGGTCCATATGATGGTTATGGCCATGAGCAATTCGAATGTCATTGGCACTTTGACAGCTATAATGATCGGTGGTCTATTCTATGTCATATTGCTTATAAAAATCGGTGGCATAACGGAAGTGGAACTCTTGATTTTCCCAAAAGGAAATAAACTGGTTGCTCTAGCAAAAAGATTAAGATTGATGTAG
- a CDS encoding cytidine deaminase, protein MTNEKLIQMAYEAMENAYVPYSKFQVGAALLTKSGKVYKGCNIENASFGATNCAERTAIFKAISEGEQEFEKLAVVSNSKKFTYPCGICRQVMSEFMMDAVMLFDDEEKGIIEIPMTKILPYKFDL, encoded by the coding sequence ATGACAAATGAAAAATTAATACAAATGGCTTATGAAGCCATGGAAAATGCATATGTACCCTACTCGAAGTTCCAAGTGGGTGCGGCATTATTGACGAAAAGCGGTAAAGTATATAAAGGCTGTAATATCGAGAATGCCTCTTTTGGTGCAACCAATTGTGCAGAAAGAACGGCAATTTTCAAAGCTATATCTGAAGGTGAACAGGAGTTTGAGAAACTGGCAGTGGTCAGCAACAGCAAAAAATTCACCTATCCTTGCGGTATATGCCGCCAAGTTATGAGTGAATTTATGATGGATGCCGTTATGCTTTTTGACGATGAGGAAAAAGGAATTATAGAAATCCCTATGACAAAAATACTACCCTATAAATTTGATTTATAA
- a CDS encoding DUF3048 domain-containing protein, which yields MKKRVCIWILLGLMTFSVGCGKEEVVEEPEIVEVVEEVPEVVEEVEEVEEVVDLTGKAPNPLTGLYIDEDVINRRPVGIVISNIHNAIPQIGIEDADVIYETLVEGGITRLYAVYQDVTGDKIGPVRSARHYYLDFAFDFDAIFVHIGGSPQAYDAIRKLRAPNLDAMSSSVAYKDPSRKSPHSTYATKDRIMEIWEQKGYRTEKDPAFVNKFDFSEEIKLIDPEKVEKVILDFSSYHYAWFDYDADAMNYKRFQYLNYKKTGTGEHIDEGTGQQLVFDNIIIQLASVWNIKGDSAGRMDMNLLTEGDGYYLTRGEMVPITWSKKSHNEPTRYFDVNGDPLIMYPGKTWISVFPTNRTDKLLFE from the coding sequence ATGAAAAAACGAGTATGTATATGGATTCTATTGGGGTTGATGACCTTTTCTGTAGGTTGTGGGAAAGAAGAAGTAGTAGAAGAGCCTGAAATTGTAGAAGTTGTAGAAGAAGTACCTGAAGTAGTGGAAGAAGTTGAGGAAGTAGAAGAAGTCGTGGATCTAACGGGTAAAGCACCGAATCCTTTAACCGGCTTATATATTGATGAAGATGTGATAAACAGACGGCCTGTGGGGATCGTCATTAGTAACATTCACAATGCCATTCCACAAATCGGTATCGAAGATGCGGATGTGATCTATGAGACATTGGTTGAAGGTGGCATCACCAGACTGTATGCTGTTTATCAGGATGTTACCGGTGATAAAATAGGACCGGTCAGAAGTGCCAGACATTATTATTTGGACTTTGCTTTTGATTTTGATGCTATTTTTGTACATATAGGTGGTAGCCCTCAAGCTTACGATGCCATCAGAAAATTAAGGGCCCCTAATTTAGATGCAATGTCTTCAAGCGTAGCTTACAAAGACCCGAGTAGAAAAAGTCCTCATAGTACCTATGCGACAAAAGATAGGATCATGGAAATATGGGAACAAAAGGGTTATCGAACCGAAAAAGACCCTGCCTTTGTTAATAAATTTGACTTTTCTGAGGAAATTAAGTTGATTGATCCGGAGAAAGTGGAAAAAGTCATATTGGATTTTTCAAGCTATCATTATGCGTGGTTTGATTATGACGCTGATGCCATGAACTATAAAAGATTTCAGTACTTGAATTATAAGAAAACCGGTACAGGAGAGCATATTGATGAAGGTACAGGTCAGCAACTGGTATTTGACAACATTATCATACAACTGGCAAGTGTCTGGAACATAAAAGGTGATTCTGCAGGACGTATGGATATGAATCTATTGACGGAAGGTGATGGTTATTATCTAACAAGAGGTGAAATGGTTCCAATCACCTGGTCTAAGAAAAGCCATAATGAACCGACCAGATACTTTGATGTCAATGGTGATCCTCTCATCATGTATCCTGGAAAAACATGGATTTCAGTTTTTCCAACTAACCGAACTGACAAGTTACTTTTTGAATAA
- a CDS encoding diacylglycerol kinase family protein: MKNRNLRSSFSHAFNGIIQAFKTERNVKLHTMFGLLAILFGVYFRISVLEWLIVVLTIGFVIVAELLNTAIEYTVDMVCGKTYNELAKYSKDIAAGATLVAAIVAMIIGAIIFIPKII; encoded by the coding sequence ATGAAGAACAGAAACCTAAGGTCGAGTTTTTCTCATGCTTTCAATGGTATTATTCAAGCATTCAAAACAGAGAGAAATGTCAAGCTTCATACAATGTTTGGTTTGCTTGCGATACTTTTTGGTGTCTATTTTAGAATTAGCGTTCTAGAATGGTTGATTGTTGTCTTAACCATCGGATTTGTTATAGTAGCAGAGTTGCTTAATACAGCGATTGAGTATACGGTCGATATGGTTTGTGGTAAGACCTACAATGAACTGGCAAAGTATTCTAAAGACATAGCAGCCGGTGCAACGCTCGTTGCAGCTATTGTTGCTATGATCATTGGTGCAATTATATTTATACCGAAAATTATTTGA
- the ybeY gene encoding rRNA maturation RNase YbeY: MSVYIEWLYGDQTSDLNPIIEKAIKSSLAYEGVHEPVELSVTIMSSDEIQEINLDQRGINKPTDVLSFPMVNILIGEQFNQALQHEPKNPETDEVYIGDIVISWDKVIEQSNLYGHSRERELSFLVVHSMLHLMGYDHETEEEETMMIQKQKEILKDMGMER; encoded by the coding sequence ATGAGTGTTTATATTGAATGGTTATATGGCGATCAAACGTCAGATTTAAACCCTATTATTGAAAAAGCAATAAAAAGTAGTCTTGCTTATGAAGGTGTTCATGAACCGGTAGAGCTTAGTGTAACGATTATGTCCAGTGATGAGATCCAAGAGATTAATCTGGACCAAAGAGGCATTAATAAGCCGACGGATGTCCTTTCTTTTCCAATGGTGAATATTCTAATTGGTGAACAATTCAACCAAGCGCTACAACATGAACCAAAAAATCCTGAAACAGATGAAGTCTATATTGGCGACATTGTGATTTCATGGGACAAGGTCATCGAGCAAAGCAATCTCTATGGGCATAGTAGGGAACGAGAACTCAGTTTTTTAGTGGTGCATAGTATGTTACATCTGATGGGTTATGACCATGAAACAGAAGAAGAAGAAACCATGATGATTCAAAAACAAAAAGAGATACTTAAGGATATGGGGATGGAACGATGA
- a CDS encoding HDIG domain-containing metalloprotein — protein MEKNITESRDKVKLQNNIRSFLLILAVLTMLVIMNFFMVYNQIDIGSIIGRNLIILCLLSIYGYYIFLFYKEIPFNQKLFLVLIASSLWTASIFIGENAYFFMPILVGVMLIAININQQLAIITHILGVALIGMILPLPMMFYLFYLPVGVLSALVIIEAKERKKIIYVAGLTSLFGVVFYILIVYMMGLELNLTEPLFIFSNILLSIIVVVGSMPLWEAIFQFVTPTKLLELMSEDHKLLQRLMVEAPGTYHHSKMVSNLAQRAAKAVGCDAIMTKIGALYHDVGKLKDPEYFIENQNGGPNPHDQIAAESSAQIIIEHVAFGVKLAKEHKLPKGIVELIREHHGTSLVGYFYHKANQYDDGIAYQEATFRYPGPKPSTKESAIIMLADCVEAYVTSLDEEDRHLDRIREIIKEISNQKFMEEQLDASPLKMKELPLIAEAFIQVYNGMYHERVKYPTNR, from the coding sequence ATGGAAAAAAACATTACGGAAAGTAGGGATAAGGTGAAACTTCAAAATAACATCAGAAGTTTTTTGTTGATACTGGCAGTCCTTACGATGCTTGTTATAATGAATTTCTTTATGGTATACAATCAAATCGATATCGGTTCGATCATCGGACGTAATCTTATCATTTTATGTTTATTGTCCATATATGGCTATTATATTTTCTTGTTTTACAAAGAAATTCCTTTCAATCAGAAATTATTTTTGGTACTGATAGCATCTTCCTTATGGACAGCATCCATTTTTATAGGTGAAAACGCATATTTTTTTATGCCCATCCTAGTTGGGGTTATGCTTATAGCCATCAATATTAATCAACAATTGGCGATTATAACCCATATTCTTGGTGTTGCCCTTATTGGCATGATCCTGCCATTGCCTATGATGTTTTATCTCTTTTATTTACCGGTGGGTGTTTTATCGGCTTTGGTGATTATTGAAGCAAAAGAAAGAAAGAAAATTATTTATGTAGCTGGTTTAACCTCACTATTTGGTGTAGTGTTTTATATTCTAATAGTCTATATGATGGGATTAGAACTCAATTTAACGGAGCCATTATTTATTTTTTCCAATATTCTTTTAAGTATTATTGTAGTAGTTGGATCCATGCCTCTTTGGGAAGCTATTTTTCAGTTTGTTACACCTACAAAGCTACTGGAATTAATGAGCGAGGATCACAAATTACTACAAAGATTGATGGTAGAAGCACCTGGTACTTATCATCACTCAAAAATGGTATCAAATTTGGCACAAAGAGCGGCAAAGGCAGTCGGGTGCGATGCTATTATGACAAAGATTGGTGCTTTGTATCATGATGTGGGCAAGTTAAAGGATCCGGAATATTTCATTGAAAACCAAAATGGCGGTCCCAATCCCCACGATCAAATAGCGGCCGAGTCAAGTGCTCAAATCATTATAGAACATGTGGCCTTTGGGGTTAAGTTAGCAAAAGAACACAAATTACCAAAAGGAATTGTAGAACTTATAAGAGAGCATCATGGTACATCTCTTGTAGGGTATTTTTATCACAAGGCGAATCAATATGATGACGGTATTGCATACCAAGAAGCTACATTCAGATACCCAGGTCCAAAGCCAAGTACCAAAGAGTCTGCCATTATTATGTTGGCAGATTGTGTGGAAGCATATGTCACATCTCTTGATGAGGAAGATCGGCATTTAGACCGTATCAGGGAAATCATCAAAGAAATATCAAATCAGAAGTTTATGGAAGAACAATTGGATGCAAGTCCGCTGAAAATGAAAGAATTACCTCTCATTGCAGAAGCATTTATACAAGTTTATAATGGCATGTATCATGAGCGGGTAAAATACCCTACGAATAGGTGA